CCGGGCCTGATCGGCTCGGGCAGCTACTACGTCCGCCAGTTCGTGCGGTCGCTGCGCTACTCGATCGCGGGCACCCCCGACGGCGTCCGCGTCGGCTACGGCGTGCTCTCGACCAGCAGCGACACCCTGCCTCCGGGGCGCATCCACGCCGTCGAGATCACGCAGCCCCTGCTCTGGCGGCCGTTCGGCTGGTGGCAGGTCAAGATCGACCGGGCCGGGCACGGAGCCTCCCGGGGCGCCAACGGCGAGCCGAACACGACGATCCTGCCCGTCGGCGATCTCGTCGCCGTCGAGCGGGTGCTCGCGCTGCTGCTCCCCGGCTCGTCCGAGGGGGCGGAGGCGACCCCGGTCGGCGACGCGCTGCGCCTGCGCGACGCCCCCGGCTTCACCCGGGCGCCGCTCGCCGCCGCCTGGCTGCGGCCGCTCTCGTGGCGGCGGACCGGCTACCGGCTCGCCGCCGACGTCGTGGTCATCCGCAGTGGAGCGGTCTGGCGGAGGGTCGCCGTGGTCCCGCTCGCGCGGATGCAGAGCGTCGGCGTGCAGCAGGGTCCGCTCCAGCGGATGCTCGGTGTCGCGTCGGCGCGGGTGCACACGGTCGCCGGGCCGGTGACGCCGATGGTCCCGGTGATGAGCGTCGCCGACGGCCGCGTGTTCTTCGACGAGCTCGCGCGCGCGGGTGTCGACGCGGCGGGGCGCGACGAGAGCCACCTGTGGGGGCGGCGCGCCGCCTCCGCTCGCGCCGACGAGTGGCCCGCTCCGCTGGATCGCACCGCCTGGCCCGCGCCCACCGGCGCACCCGAACCGGAGGGACCTCCGCATGCCTGACACCCGACGAGACGGACGCCTCGGAGTCGGCGTCATCGGAGCGGGCCCCGTCGGCCCCGTGCTCGGTGCCGCCCTCGCGGGCGCCGGCCACGCCGTGATCGGCGTCGCGACCACCAGCGAGAGCGGCCGCGAGCGGGCCGACGCGCTGCTGCCGGGCGTGCCCGTGCTCGCCGTGCCCGACCTGGTCGAGCGGAGCGAGCTGGTCGTCATCGCGGTTCCCGGAGGCGAGATCGGTGCTCTCGTCGCGGGCCTCGCCGCGATCGGCGCCTGGCAGGCCGGCCAGCTCGTCCTGCACACCGCGCCCGAGCACGGGTACGGCGTGCTGGCCCCGGCACTCTCCTCCGGAGCCATCCCGCTCGCGGTGCACCCGGCGATGGCCTTCAGCGGCACGAGCCTCGACCTCGCCCGCCTCTCCGAGACGTACTTCGCCGTGACGGCGCCCGGCCCGGTGCTCCCCATCGCGCAGGCGCTGGTCGTCGAGATGGGCGGCGAGCCGGTGACGGTGGCGGAGTCGGACCGCGCGGCCTACGCGGAGGCCGTCTCCACCGCCACCACCTTCTCGACCGCGATCGTCGAGCAGGCCGCGGGCCTGCTCGCCGGCATCGGCGTCGAGAAGCCGGGCTTCTTCCTCTCGAGCCTCGTCCGCTCCTCCGTCGACGACGCCCTGCGCCGCGCGGCGCACTGACCCCGGCCGAGCACCCGCCGCTCGAGCGGAGGGTGCGCGCCGCCGCCGGTAGGGTTCTCGGGTGATCAGCACCATCGAACGCATCGACGCCGTCCGCGAGCGGCTGCGGGCCGAGCGTCGCGCGGGCCGCAGCATCGCCCTCGTCCCCACCATGGGTGCCCTGCACGACGGTCACCTCGCCCTCGTCGACCGCGCCCGCGAGATCGCGGACGTCGTGGTCGTGTCGATCTTCGTGAATCCGCTGCAGTTCGGTCCCTCGGAGGACCTCGACCGCTACCCGCGCGACCTCGCGGCCGACCTCGCCCTCCTCGAACGGGAGGGGGTCGAGTACGTCTTCGCGCCGACAGTCGCCGAGATGTACCCCGACGGACCCTCCGCGACCCGCGTCGTCGCCGGGAAGGCCGGCACCCTCTACGAGGGCCGCTCCCGCCCCGGCCACTTCGACGGGATGCTCACCGTCGTCGCCAAGCTGCTCGGCATCGTGCAGCCCGACGCCGCGCTGTTCGGGCAGAAGGACGCGCAGCAGCTGTTCCTCGTGCGCCGCATGGTGCGCGACCTCGACCTGCCCGTCGTGATCGAGGCCGTCGAGACGGTCCGCGAGGAGGACGGCCTCGCGCTCTCGAGCCGCAACCGCTACCTCGACGCCCGCGAGCGCCGGGCCGCGCGCACCGTGCCGCTCGTCCTCGAGGCCGCGGCGTCCGCCGCCGACCGCGGTGTCGACTCCGTCATCGCCGCGGCCCAGTCCGCCGCGATGGGCGAGCCGCTGGTTAAACTGGACTACCTCGCCGTCGCTGACCCGACGACGTTCCTCCCGGTCGACGACGACTACCGCGGCCCGGCCCTCGTGCTCGTTGCCGCGGTCGTCGGCTCCACCCGCCTCCTCGACAACGGCCCGATCCTGCTCGCCTGATCGCGCCCGCCGCCTCCGACCGAAAGCACCGTTCCGCCATGGCCGACACCCCCGACCCCACCGAGCTCTCCGCCGAGGAGGCCTCGGAGCAGAAGGCCGTGCGCCTGGCCAAGCGCGAGCGCCTGCTCGAGCGGGCGGGGGACGACCTCGGCGGTGGCGCCTACCCGGTCGCCGTGGGCGTCACCGACACGATCGCCGCGGTCCGCTCGCGCCACGAGGGCATCGAGCCGGACACGAGGACGGGCGACCGCGTCGGCCTCGCCGGCCGCGTCGTGTTCCAGCGCAACACCGGCAAGCTCTGCTTCGCGACGCTGCAGTCCGGCGACGGCGAGCGCATCCAGGCGATGGTCTCGCTCGGCGACGTCGGCGACGAGTCGCTCGCCGCGTGGAAGGAGCTCGTCGACCTGGGCGACCACCTCTTCGTCGAGGGCGAGGTCATCTCGAGCAAGCGCGGCGAGCTGAGCGTCTGGGTCTCGGCGTGGACCATCGCCGCCAAGGCGATCCTCCCGCTCCCGAACCTGCACAACGAGCTCGGCGACGAGACCCGGATGCGCCAGCGCTACCTCGACCTGATCGTGCGCCCGCAGGCCCGCGACACCGTGGTCACCCGCGCGAAGGTCAACGCCTCGCTCCGCAGCACGTTCGTCGGCCACGGCTTCCTCGAGGTCGAGACCCCGATGCTGCAGGTGATGCACGGAGGCGCCTCCGCCCGCCCGTTCGCGACGCACTCCAACGCGTTCGACACCGAGCTCTTCCTCCGCATCGCCCCCGAGCTGTACCTCAAGCGCGCCGTCGTCGGAGGCATCGAGCGGGTGTTCGAGATCAACCGCAACTTCCGCAACGAGGGCGCCGACTCGACGCACTCGCCCGAGTTCGCGATGCTCGAGGCCTACCAGGCGTACGGCGACTACACCTCGATCGCCGACCTCACGCAGGAGCTGATCCAGAACGCGGCGCTCGCGGTCGCCGGATCGCACGTGGTCACCTGGGCCGACGGCACCGAGTACGACCTCGGCGGCGAGTGGGAGCGGATCTCGATGTACGAGAGCCTCTCGCTCGCGGCCGGCATCGAGATCACTCCGTCGACCCCGCTGGTCGAGCTCGAGACACTCGCCGAGCGCGAGGGCGTCGAGGTGCACGTGCCCACGCACGGCAAGTACGTCGAGGAGCTCTGGGAGCACTTCGTGAAGGGCGGCCTGACCCGCCCGACCTTCGTCATGGACTTCCCGGTCGACACCTCGCCGCTCGTGCGCGCGCACCGCAGCATCCCGGGCGTCGTCGAGAAGTGGGACCTCTACGTCCGCGGCTTCGAGCTCGCGACGGGCTACTCGGAGCTGGTCGACCCGGTCGTGCAGCGCGAGCGCTTCGTCGAGCAGGCGCGCCAGGCGGCCGCGGGCGACGACGAGGCGATGCGCCTCGACGAGGACTTCCTCCGCGCCCTCGAGCACGGCATGCCGCCGACCGGCGGCATGGGGATGGGCATCGACCGCCTGCTGATGGCGATCACCGGTCTCGGGATCCGGGAGACCATCCTCTTCCCGCTCGTGAAGTAGACAGGGGGAGACGTGGTCCGCGCATCCAGCATCGTCGCGACGGCTCTCGCCGGCGTGCTCACCCTGGCGCAGTTCGGGGTGGGCACCGCCGTGGCCGCCTCCGTCCTCGTCGACTCCTCCGATCTGGGCACGGCCCTCGCCGACCAGCGTGCGGCCGAGGCGTTCACCCCCGACGAGACGATCAGCGGATTCGCGGAGCGCACCGCGATGTCGACGCGCGGCCGCGCCCTCTACTACGCCTCGAGCCCCTCCGTCGAGCCGACCGCCGGCTTCAACACCCTCTGCGGGTACGGCGCCTCGGACGACATCGTGCTCGGCTGCTACACGGGCAGCGACATCTACATCTCCGATGTCGAGAACGCCGATCTCGACGGGATCCGCGACGTCACCGCCGCGCACGAGATGCTGCACGCGGCGTGGGTGCGCCTGGACGCGAGCGAGCAGGAGGAGCTCGGCGCCGAGCTCGAGGCGGCGTACGCGGCGCTGCCCGCGGACGGCCCGATCGCCGAGCGGCTCGAGCTCTACCGCACCGGCGGCCTGGGGGAGCGCGTCAACGAGCTCCACTCGATCCTGGGCACGGAGGTGGCGGATCTGCCGCCGGCGCTCGAGGCGCACTACGCCGCGTACTTCACCGACCGCTCCGTCGTCGTCGGGCTGAACGCGCGCTACGAGGCGGTCTTCACCGACCTCGAGAACCGCATCGCCGATCTGGTCGCCCGGATCGACGCGATGTACGCCGACCTGACCGCGCGCGTGGACGCGAACAACGCCGACTACGACGCTCTGAACGCCGAGATCGACGACTTCAACGCGCGCGCCGACAGCGGCGACTTCTCCTCGAACGCGGCCTTCGACGCCGAGCGGGCCGAGCTCCTCGAGCGCGGCGACGAGATCGACGCGACGCGCGACGCCATCGACGCCGACATCGTCGTGTACGACGGCCTGCGCTCCGAGCTCGAGGGCCTGAACGCCGACGCCTCGGCCCTCAACCAGTCGATCGAGAGCCGCTAGCGCCCGGCGGCCACTCCCGGGGGCTTCCCCGCGCCGCCCGGTAGGATCGCCGCATGGACTGGGAGATCTGGAATCAGGGGCTGTGGGCACTCGTGCCGACGCTCAGCGTCGGGCTCCTCTTCTGGTTCATCATGCGCGCCGTGATCCGCTCCGACCGCAACGAGCGCCGCGCCTACGACCGCATCGAGGCCGAGGAGCGCGCGCGCCGCGGACTCCCGCCGCGCGACGTCTGAGCCGCCCCGACCACCGAACGCATCCGAGGAGTCGCGCGTGCCGCGCCTCGGTGCCCCCTGACAGAGCGACCGGCGAGGAGGAGCGGTGACGGGACCCGACTGGTCGCTGGTGCTCGCCGTGGGGGCGATCGTGGTCGAGCTCGTCGTCCGGGTCGTCGCCGTGATCGTCGTCCCGCGCAACCGCCGCCCGACGACCGGTCTCGCCTGGCTGATGGCGATCTTCCTGATCCCCTACGTCGGCATCCTGCTGTTCCTGTTCATCGGGAGCTACAAGCTGCCGCGCAGGCGTCGCCGCAAGCAGGAGGAGATCAACCGCTTCATCCTCGAGTCGACCGAGGGCATCGACCGCGTCGCGCGCGACCACCCGTGGCCGCAGTGGCTCGAGTCGGTGGTCACCCTCAACCGCAACCTCGGCGCGATGCCGCTGGTCGGAGGCAACGACGCCGGTCTCCAGGGCGGCTACGAGGAGACCATCCAGGCGATGGCCGACGAGATCGACCGCGCCCGCCGCTACGTGCACTGCGAGTTCTACATCCTCGCGGCCGATGAGACGACCGCGCCGTTCTTCGCCGCCCTCGACCGGGCCGTGGCCCGCGGGGTGACGGTGCGGATCCTGCTCGACCACATCGCGTCGATCCGGGTGCCCGGGTACTTCACCGGCACGCGCCGCCGCCTCCGCGCCCTGAAGGAGGCCGGCGCGCACTGGTCGTACATGCTGCCGGTGCGCCCGTGGCGTCTGCAGTACCAGCGCCCCGACCTCCGCAACCACCGCAAGCTGCTGATCGTCGACGGCAACACGGCGTTCATGGGGTCGCAGAACGTCGTCGACTCGAGCTACAACAAGCGCGGCAACATCCGCCGCGGCCTGCACTGGCACGACCTGATGGTGCGCCTCGAGGGCCCGGTCGTGCAGGGCATCAACGCCATCTTCATCACCGACTGGTACAGCGAGACCGACGAGCTCCTGCTCCGCGAGTCCGAGCCGATGGAGGCACTGCAGAAGCGCGACACGATCGACTGCCAGGTCGTGCCGAGCGGGCCCGGCTTCGACGGCGAGAACAACCTGCGCCTCTTCCTCACGCTGCTCTACTCGGCCCAGAAGTCGATCATCATCACGAGCCCCTACTTCGTCCCGGACGAGGCGATGCTCTACGCGATCACCACGGCCACCCGGCGCGGCGTGCACGTCGAGCTCTTCGTCTCCGAGATCGGCGACCAGGCCGTCGTCTACCACGCGCAGCGCTCGTACTACGAGACCCTGCTGACCGCGGGGGTGCGGATCTGGATGTACCGCAAGCCCACGATCCTGCACGCGAAGCACTTCACGATCGACGACGACGTCGCCGTGATCGGCTCGAGCAACATGGACATGCGCTCGTTCAGCCTCAACCTCGAGGTGTCGCTCATGGTCCGCGGCTCGGAGTTCGTCGAGGACCTGCGGCAGGTGCAGCAGGACTACCGCGAGCACTCCCGCGAGCTCACCCTGCGCGAGTGGCGTCAGCAGCCGCTGCGCTCGACGATCCTCGACAACCTGGCGCGACTCACCTCCGCTCTGCAGTGACTCCCCCCGGACGGGGCTGAGGCGAGGAACTCTCACGTCTTATAGGCTCCCGGAGGACGAACGCTCCCCGAGCGGTCGTCCCGACGATCGGAGTCGCCACCGTGGTCCCTCGCCCCACCCTGCTCAATCCCGTCAGCATCCCTCTGAGCCCCGGGGTCCGAGCCGTCCGGCTCCGAGGTGCCGACGGCGTCGCGGCCCTCCGCCGCCTCCTCGAGACCGGCGTCGACCTGCCCCTCGGCTTCCGGATGGACCTCGCCGTCGGCGCCGTCGAGAACCTCCGGGTCCTGCACGTCGTGTCCACCCCGTTCGCGGCGCGCTGGCCCGGCCCGTCCGCGTCCGACGGCGCCTCGGTGTTCGTGCTGCCGATGGAGGGGATCCTCACCCTGGAGTCCGCCTCGAGGCTCGTCGAGGTCGACGAGGGCGGGATCGCCCTCTCGGCCGACTCGCCGGCGGTCCTCCGCGCGCGGCGCCCGGTCCGGTTCCTCGTGCTCTGCACCGACGCCCCGGCCTCGGAGCGCGCGCGCCGCATCGAGCCCGCGCGCACCCTCCCGGAGTCGCCGCTGATCGCCTCCGCGCGGACGGTGCTCCGCGCGTTCCTCACCGACCTCGACATCGCGCACCCGGTGCAGACCGAGTACCTGCAGGGCACGGTGCTGCGCCTCGCCCGCATCCTCGGCGCCGAGCGGGAGGAGGAGGACGTCGAGCGTCTCGGTCTGCACGACATGGTCGACGCCGCGTTCCACGTCATCCGCGCCGACTACAGCGATCCGCTGCTCGACCCGGGGACGGTCGCGCGCCGCTGCCGGGTGAGCCTGCGCACCCTCCAGCGCGCGGTCGCCGACGAGCGCGGCACCACGCTGCGCGAGATGATCTCGGCGGTCCGCACCGAGAACGCGCTGCGCCTCGTCGCCACGGCGGAGGCGGCCGGGCTGCCGCTCAGCGACATCGCGCGCCGCTCCGGCTTCTCTTCGCCCGAGCGCCTGCGGCGGGCGATCACGACCGAGACCGGGCTCTCGCCGAGCGAGTACCGCCGTCGCCTCCGTCTCGAGGAGCGGGCGGCCGGCTGACGCGCGGGCGGCCGCTGCGCAATCCCCTGGATCGGTCGAGGATCGCGGCGTAGCGTCGGAGACTCCCCAGCACCGGTGCGCGCGGCTCCACCTCTGCGCGTCGTCGGCGGAGGGCTCGAGAAGGGAACGGACATGACGGCATCCGGAACGACGCGCATCCTCATCCTCGGCGGCGGCTACGTCGGCCTCTACACCGCGTGGGGGCTCGAGAAGCGGCGGGGGCTTGCTCCGATCGACGTCACCGTGGTCGAACCCAACCCCTACATGACCTATCAGCCGCTGCTGCCCGAGGTCGCCGGCGGGCACGTGCAGCCGCGGCACGTCACGGTGCCCCTGGTGTCGGCGCTCAAGCACACCCGCGTGATCCGCGGGGCGATCACGGGCGTCAGCCTCGCCGATCGCACCGCGACGGTCGCCGCGCTGGACGGCTCGACCCGCACGCTGGCGTTCGACCAGGTCGTCTTCGCGCTCGGCGCCGTCACCCGCACGTTCCCCACCCCGGGACTCGCCGAGCACGCCATCGGCTTCAAGACCGTCGAGGAGGCGGCGCACCTGCGCGACCGCGTCATCGAGAACGTCGCGCAGGCGGCGCTGACCACCGACTCCGCCGAGCGCCGCCGGCTGCTCACCTTCGTCTTCGTCGGCGGCGGCTACACCGGAGTCGAGGCGCTGAGCGAGCTGCTCGACCTCAGCCGCCGCGCGCTCGCCGCCCAGCCGTCGCTCTCGATGGGCGACGTGACCTGGCACCTCGTCGAGGCGCTCGACCGGGTGGCCCCCGAGGTCGGCGCGGAGCTCTCGGCCTGGACCCTCGACCACCTCCGCTCGCGGGGCGTGCACGTGCACCTGAAGACGACGATGCCCTCGTGCGAGGACGGCGTCGTCGAGCTCTCGAGCGGCGAGCGGATCCCCGCGGCCACGATCGTGTGGACGGCCGGCGTGAAGCCGAACCCGATCCTCGACGCGACCGATGCGCCGCGCGGGCCCAAGGGCCACGTCTCGGCCGACGCGCGCCTGCGCGTCATCACCGACGACGGCGAGCCGATCCCCGGAGTGTGGGCCGCCGGGGACGGGGCGCAGATCCCCGACCTGACGGCCGCGAAGCAGCCGGCGTACTACCCGCCGAACGCGCAGAACGCCGTGCGGCAGGCCAAGCTGCTCGCGCAGAACATCGTCGCCGACCTCACCGGCGGCGTCGTCGAGGAGTACCGCCACGTCTCGGTCGGCACCGTCGCCGAGTACGGACTCGGCAAGGGCGCGGGCCTGATCAAGGGCGTGAAGCTCCGGGGTCCGCTCGCCTGGCTCTCGCACCGCGCGTACCACGGCGCGGCGATGCCGACCCTCGACCGCAAGTGGCGGGTGATCTCGGGCTGGGTCGCCGACGCGATCGCTCCGCGCGACCTCTCGCCGATGAGTGCCATGCAGGACCCGCGCCGCGCGTTCCGCGAGAGCGCGGAGGCGACGGATCGGGCCGCGGCCGAGAAGGCGGCGTCGGAGGGATCGTGACCGGGCCGGGGCGCGGCCCCGCGGTCACGCTCCTCGCGGCTTGAGCCTCACGGTCGGCAGCGTCGGCGCGGGCAGGGCGCGACCGTCGTAGCCCTCGACCGTGCCGAACGGCCCCTCGGAGTCGCCTCCCGCGATCACGTCCTCCTGCCAGCGCTCCCGCGCGGCCGCCACGTCGTCGTGGCTGCGGCCGACGAAGTTCCACCACATCACGAGCTGCTCGCCGAAGGGCTCGCCGCCGAGGAGCACGACGCGACCGCCCTCGTCTCCCGCCGACAGCGTGAGCGTCGTGCGGCCCGGCGCGAGGTAGGCGAGGTCCGAGCGCTCGACGTCGACGCCCTCGACCCCGACGGGTCCGGAGTCGACGAGCACGCCGTACTCCCACCCGCCCTCGATCGGCAGCTCGACCGTCGCTCCCGGCTCGAGGTCGATCTGCGCCGCCACGAGCGGGGTGAAGGTGCTCGCGGGCACGGAGGCGCCGAGCATCCCGCCGACGAACACCCGGACCACGGCGCCCGCCAGGTCGGCGCGGACGCCCTCGTGGTGCTCGAAGAACGGCTCGATCACGCGCGCCTCCTCGGGGAGCGCGACCCAGAGCTGGACCCCGTGCAGCACCGGCTCGGCACCGGTCGAGACCTCGGAGTGCGAGATCCCGCGCCCCGCCGTCATCAGGTTCAGCTCGCCCGGCCGCACCAGCTGGTGGCTGCCGACACTGTCGCGATGGTCGATCTCGCCCTCGAAGAGCCAGCTGACGGTCTGCAGCCCGGTGTGCGGGTGCGGCGGGACGTCCATCCCCGCCTCCTCGCCCAGGCGCACGGGACCGTAGTGGTCCGCGAAGCACCACGCGCCGATCGTCGAGCGCGAGCGCTGGGGGAGCGTGCGGCGCACCTCGATGGCGCGCGGCCCGCCGAGCGGCACGAGGCGCGCCTCCAGGATCTCGACGGCGGAACCGCCCGCGGCGGGCTCGGAGGCGACCGGATGCTCGTCCGGATGCCGCTCCAGGTTGCTCATCCGGGAAGTGTATGCCGACGCATGGAGTGCGGCACAGGACACCGTCCTGAGCGACGGCCGCGAACGCCCTCACGCCCAGGGCGAACAGGGGGTCCGACCGGGAGGACCGCTGGTTACAGTCGATCTATCGGAGCCCACCCCTGCGGGTTCTGTAGGGAGTGACAGCATGTTCGAGAGATTCACCGATCGCGCACGGCGCGTCGTCGTCCTGGCCCAGGAAGAGGCCAAGATGCTCAATCACAACTACATCGGCACGGAGCACATCCTGCTCGGCCTGATCCACGAGGGTGAAGGAGTCGCCGCCAAGGCGCTCGAGTCCCTCGGGATCTCGCTCGACGCGGTGCGCGAGCAGGTGCAGGACATCATCGGCCAGGGGCAGCAGCAGCCTACCGGCCACATCCCCTTCACGCCGCGTGCGAAGAAGGTCCTCGAGCTGTCGCTCCGCGAGGCGCTGCAGCTCGGCCACAACTACATCGGGACCGAGCACATCCTGCTCGGCCTCATCCGCGAGGGCGAGGGTGTCGCCGCGCAGGTCCTCGTCAAGCTCGGCGCCGACCTCAACCGCGTGCGCCAGCAGGTCATCCAGCTCCTCTCGGGTTACCAGGGCAAGGAGCAGGTCGCCGTGGGCGGTGAGCAGCAGCAGCCTCAGGGCGGCTCGCAGATCCTCGATCAGTTCGGACGCAACCTCACGCAGGCCGCGCGCGACAACAAGCTCGACCCGGTCATCGGGCGCGAGAAGGAGATCGAGCGGGTCATGCAGATCCTCTCGCGCCGCTCCAAGAACAACCCCGTGCTGATCGGCGAGCCCGGCGTCGGCAAGACGGCCGTCGTCGAGGGACTCGCCCAGGCGATCGTCCGCGGCGACGTCCCCGAGACGCTGAAGGACAAGCAGCTCTACACGCTCGACCTCGGCTCGCTCATCGCCGGATCCCGCTACCGCGGCGACTTCGAGGAGCGCCTGAAGAAGGTCACGAAGGAGATCCGCACCCGCGGCGACATCATCACCTTCATCGACGAGATCCACACCCTCGTCGGCGCAGGGGCCGCCGAGGGCGCGATCGACGCCGCCTCGATCCTCAAGCCGCTGCTCGCCCGCGGCGAGCTGCAGACCATCGGCGCGACCACGCTCGACGAGTACCGCAAGCACTTCGAGAAGGACGCCGCGCTCGAGCGCCGCTTCCAGCCGATCCAGGTCGCGGAGCCGTCGCTGCCCCACACGATCAACATCCTCAAGGGTCTGCGCGACCGCTACGAGGCGCACCACAAGGTGTCCATCACCGACGGAGCGATCGTCTCGGCCGCGAACCTCGCGGACCGCTACATCAGCGACCGCTTCCTCCCCGACAAGGCGATCGACCTGATCGACGAGGCCGGCGCGCGCCTGCGCCTCTCGATCCTCTCGGCCCCGCCCGAGCTGCGCGACTTCGACGACCGCATCGCCGTCGTCCGCGCCGCGAAGGAGGCCGCGATCGAGGATCAGGACTTCGAGAAGGCCGCCTCGCTCCGCGACGAGGAGAAGCAGCTGCTCGGTGAGCGCCTGCGCCTCGAGAAGCAGTGGAAGTCGGGCGACGTCAAGGCGACCGGTGTCGTCGACGAGGGCCTGATCGCCGAGGTCCTCGCGCAGGCGACCGGCATCCCGGTGTTCAAGCTGACCGAGGAGGAGTCGTCGCGACTCGTCTTCATGGAGAAGGCTCTGCACCAGCGCGTCATCGGTCAGGAGGAGGCCATCGCGGCCCTCTCGCGCACCATCCGCCGCACCCGTGCGGGTCTGAAGGACCCGAAGCGCCCCTCCGGATCGTTCATCTTCGCCGGCCCCACCGGTGTCGGCAAGACCGAGCTCGCCAAGGCGCTCGCCGAGTTCCTCTTCGACGACGAGAACGCGATGATCTCGCTGGACATGTCGGAGTACGGCGAGAAGCACACGGTCTCGCGACTGTTCGGTGCCCCTCCCGGGTTCGTCGGCTTCGAGGAGGGCGGGCAGCTCACCGAGAAGGTGCGCCGCAAGCCCTTCAGCGTGGTCCTCTTCGACGAGATCGAGAAGGCGCACCCGGACATCTTCAACTCGCTCCTCCAGATCCTCGAGGAGGGTCGTCTGACCGACGGCCAGGGGCGCGTCGTCGACTTCAAGAACACCGTCATCATCATGACCACCAACCTCGGTGCGCGTGAC
The genomic region above belongs to Rathayibacter sp. VKM Ac-2759 and contains:
- a CDS encoding PH domain-containing protein, encoding MSDASAAPVRGIETDLADGEWHRLHPATPVLKGGIGLLVVIGIVVTNLRERLVELFLPGPGGYASGDPVDELLRRGLVGWALLAVAVGLAVAVFAFWLSWRMHTFRITDEVVEVRSGVLFRTNRRARLDRIQGIAVQRPLFARLFGAAKLEVSVAGQDANVQLSYLGSRLVDALRRDILRLASGVREREAVAAGDAPAGGFLSRRIEEFADLEDDGTPPESVVSIPPGRLLGSLVFSGFTVFLAVSVVAVVLVSVYGSPYVLFAILPGLIGSGSYYVRQFVRSLRYSIAGTPDGVRVGYGVLSTSSDTLPPGRIHAVEITQPLLWRPFGWWQVKIDRAGHGASRGANGEPNTTILPVGDLVAVERVLALLLPGSSEGAEATPVGDALRLRDAPGFTRAPLAAAWLRPLSWRRTGYRLAADVVVIRSGAVWRRVAVVPLARMQSVGVQQGPLQRMLGVASARVHTVAGPVTPMVPVMSVADGRVFFDELARAGVDAAGRDESHLWGRRAASARADEWPAPLDRTAWPAPTGAPEPEGPPHA
- a CDS encoding helix-turn-helix domain-containing protein encodes the protein MVPRPTLLNPVSIPLSPGVRAVRLRGADGVAALRRLLETGVDLPLGFRMDLAVGAVENLRVLHVVSTPFAARWPGPSASDGASVFVLPMEGILTLESASRLVEVDEGGIALSADSPAVLRARRPVRFLVLCTDAPASERARRIEPARTLPESPLIASARTVLRAFLTDLDIAHPVQTEYLQGTVLRLARILGAEREEEDVERLGLHDMVDAAFHVIRADYSDPLLDPGTVARRCRVSLRTLQRAVADERGTTLREMISAVRTENALRLVATAEAAGLPLSDIARRSGFSSPERLRRAITTETGLSPSEYRRRLRLEERAAG
- a CDS encoding FAD-dependent oxidoreductase; this encodes MTASGTTRILILGGGYVGLYTAWGLEKRRGLAPIDVTVVEPNPYMTYQPLLPEVAGGHVQPRHVTVPLVSALKHTRVIRGAITGVSLADRTATVAALDGSTRTLAFDQVVFALGAVTRTFPTPGLAEHAIGFKTVEEAAHLRDRVIENVAQAALTTDSAERRRLLTFVFVGGGYTGVEALSELLDLSRRALAAQPSLSMGDVTWHLVEALDRVAPEVGAELSAWTLDHLRSRGVHVHLKTTMPSCEDGVVELSSGERIPAATIVWTAGVKPNPILDATDAPRGPKGHVSADARLRVITDDGEPIPGVWAAGDGAQIPDLTAAKQPAYYPPNAQNAVRQAKLLAQNIVADLTGGVVEEYRHVSVGTVAEYGLGKGAGLIKGVKLRGPLAWLSHRAYHGAAMPTLDRKWRVISGWVADAIAPRDLSPMSAMQDPRRAFRESAEATDRAAAEKAASEGS
- the cls gene encoding cardiolipin synthase, whose amino-acid sequence is MTGPDWSLVLAVGAIVVELVVRVVAVIVVPRNRRPTTGLAWLMAIFLIPYVGILLFLFIGSYKLPRRRRRKQEEINRFILESTEGIDRVARDHPWPQWLESVVTLNRNLGAMPLVGGNDAGLQGGYEETIQAMADEIDRARRYVHCEFYILAADETTAPFFAALDRAVARGVTVRILLDHIASIRVPGYFTGTRRRLRALKEAGAHWSYMLPVRPWRLQYQRPDLRNHRKLLIVDGNTAFMGSQNVVDSSYNKRGNIRRGLHWHDLMVRLEGPVVQGINAIFITDWYSETDELLLRESEPMEALQKRDTIDCQVVPSGPGFDGENNLRLFLTLLYSAQKSIIITSPYFVPDEAMLYAITTATRRGVHVELFVSEIGDQAVVYHAQRSYYETLLTAGVRIWMYRKPTILHAKHFTIDDDVAVIGSSNMDMRSFSLNLEVSLMVRGSEFVEDLRQVQQDYREHSRELTLREWRQQPLRSTILDNLARLTSALQ
- the panC gene encoding pantoate--beta-alanine ligase, producing MISTIERIDAVRERLRAERRAGRSIALVPTMGALHDGHLALVDRAREIADVVVVSIFVNPLQFGPSEDLDRYPRDLAADLALLEREGVEYVFAPTVAEMYPDGPSATRVVAGKAGTLYEGRSRPGHFDGMLTVVAKLLGIVQPDAALFGQKDAQQLFLVRRMVRDLDLPVVIEAVETVREEDGLALSSRNRYLDARERRAARTVPLVLEAAASAADRGVDSVIAAAQSAAMGEPLVKLDYLAVADPTTFLPVDDDYRGPALVLVAAVVGSTRLLDNGPILLA
- a CDS encoding DUF2520 domain-containing protein, encoding MPDTRRDGRLGVGVIGAGPVGPVLGAALAGAGHAVIGVATTSESGRERADALLPGVPVLAVPDLVERSELVVIAVPGGEIGALVAGLAAIGAWQAGQLVLHTAPEHGYGVLAPALSSGAIPLAVHPAMAFSGTSLDLARLSETYFAVTAPGPVLPIAQALVVEMGGEPVTVAESDRAAYAEAVSTATTFSTAIVEQAAGLLAGIGVEKPGFFLSSLVRSSVDDALRRAAH
- the lysS gene encoding lysine--tRNA ligase; this translates as MADTPDPTELSAEEASEQKAVRLAKRERLLERAGDDLGGGAYPVAVGVTDTIAAVRSRHEGIEPDTRTGDRVGLAGRVVFQRNTGKLCFATLQSGDGERIQAMVSLGDVGDESLAAWKELVDLGDHLFVEGEVISSKRGELSVWVSAWTIAAKAILPLPNLHNELGDETRMRQRYLDLIVRPQARDTVVTRAKVNASLRSTFVGHGFLEVETPMLQVMHGGASARPFATHSNAFDTELFLRIAPELYLKRAVVGGIERVFEINRNFRNEGADSTHSPEFAMLEAYQAYGDYTSIADLTQELIQNAALAVAGSHVVTWADGTEYDLGGEWERISMYESLSLAAGIEITPSTPLVELETLAEREGVEVHVPTHGKYVEELWEHFVKGGLTRPTFVMDFPVDTSPLVRAHRSIPGVVEKWDLYVRGFELATGYSELVDPVVQRERFVEQARQAAAGDDEAMRLDEDFLRALEHGMPPTGGMGMGIDRLLMAITGLGIRETILFPLVK